In the genome of Fulvivirga maritima, one region contains:
- a CDS encoding nucleoside phosphorylase, with protein sequence MVKIPESELILNKDKSIYHLNLLPKHISDTIITVGDPSRVFMVSKYFDDVDFEMNRREFITHVGTYKGKKITVISTGMGTDNIEIFFTELDALANIDFRKREEKAKKKKLKIIRIGTSGALQDIPLGSHLLSDYAVGLDTLMCFYNLPQDDLENEIGKKLQEQIQLPFQPYVVRGSQELKEQIRGDDMLIGNTVTCPGFYGPQGRKIRLELKNPRLMEALNYFHHNDMWLTNFEMETAGYYSMARLLGHEVLSANAIIANRVKNEFAKNSTEIIDSLIKKVLDRL encoded by the coding sequence ATGGTGAAAATTCCTGAATCAGAACTAATCCTCAATAAGGATAAGAGCATCTATCACTTAAACTTATTGCCTAAGCATATCTCTGATACCATTATTACGGTAGGAGACCCCAGCAGAGTTTTTATGGTGAGTAAATACTTCGATGACGTCGATTTTGAGATGAATCGTAGAGAGTTTATTACTCATGTAGGTACTTATAAAGGCAAGAAGATAACGGTTATCAGTACCGGAATGGGTACTGATAATATCGAAATCTTTTTTACTGAGTTGGACGCTCTCGCTAATATTGATTTTAGAAAGCGAGAGGAAAAGGCTAAGAAGAAGAAACTTAAGATTATAAGAATAGGTACTTCTGGAGCCCTGCAGGATATCCCTTTGGGTTCTCATTTGCTATCAGATTATGCCGTGGGTTTAGATACCCTTATGTGTTTCTACAATCTGCCTCAAGATGATTTGGAAAATGAAATAGGCAAAAAGCTTCAGGAGCAGATTCAGTTGCCTTTTCAGCCCTATGTGGTGCGAGGATCTCAGGAACTAAAAGAGCAGATCCGGGGAGATGATATGCTGATTGGCAATACCGTTACTTGTCCCGGCTTCTACGGCCCACAGGGAAGAAAGATCAGACTTGAGCTCAAGAACCCCAGGCTGATGGAGGCGCTCAATTATTTTCATCATAATGATATGTGGCTCACCAATTTTGAAATGGAAACGGCAGGGTATTACTCTATGGCAAGGTTGCTGGGCCATGAGGTGCTTAGTGCTAATGCCATTATAGCCAACAGAGTGAAGAATGAATTTGCTAAAAACTCCACTGAAATTATTGACTCTCTAATTAAAAAAGTACTAGACAGATTATAA